A genomic stretch from Leptospira licerasiae serovar Varillal str. VAR 010 includes:
- a CDS encoding glycosyltransferase, with product MNAYLHISEFRDKDGIGNDIKGLREVLNSSGIKTEIVCQNDLSDGSIKTLQTEELHNENNLSSNSMHILEYGGSGYPIDSFLSFPGRKFVRYQNITPPKFFKPFVSNDIFRSFEMDYKKSILELHKLKRFTERFLPSSKYSASNLEDLNIVNSSVIPIVRKYGWKGEKRNRKNGHTLGYVGRLVPSKKIEDILFLSYFLKRIEPKYRILLIGNVPGIFEDYFTNLKQMARELGIGGNVQFRMGVQDSELPRFWEEMDAYISMSEHEGFGIPLVEALSYDIPVFAYACTAVPETLRDAGYLFRKKDLSSLEKLAEWIHYILESQSSSRPVDGPHASSKRREVCMDYDSMPYGRVLKQIFTFKEVAAS from the coding sequence ATGAACGCCTACCTCCATATTTCCGAATTTAGGGATAAAGACGGGATCGGGAACGATATCAAGGGTTTAAGAGAAGTCTTAAATTCTTCAGGCATCAAAACAGAGATCGTCTGCCAAAACGATCTGAGCGATGGTTCGATCAAAACACTACAAACGGAAGAACTCCATAACGAAAATAATCTTTCCTCTAATTCCATGCATATTTTGGAATATGGAGGCTCAGGTTATCCTATAGATTCTTTCCTTTCTTTTCCAGGAAGAAAATTCGTTCGCTATCAGAACATCACTCCTCCAAAATTCTTCAAACCGTTCGTTTCAAACGATATTTTCAGGAGTTTCGAAATGGATTATAAAAAATCCATATTAGAATTACATAAACTGAAAAGATTTACGGAACGTTTTCTTCCCAGTTCCAAATATAGCGCATCCAATCTAGAGGATCTAAATATCGTAAATTCTAGCGTCATCCCTATCGTTAGAAAATACGGTTGGAAGGGAGAAAAACGAAATCGCAAAAACGGTCATACTCTCGGATATGTGGGTAGATTGGTTCCGAGCAAGAAGATAGAAGATATTCTATTTCTCTCTTATTTTCTGAAAAGGATAGAACCTAAATACAGGATATTATTGATCGGCAATGTTCCCGGCATTTTCGAAGATTACTTTACCAACTTAAAACAGATGGCAAGAGAACTTGGAATCGGCGGAAACGTTCAATTTAGAATGGGGGTCCAAGACTCCGAGCTTCCCAGATTTTGGGAAGAAATGGATGCTTATATCAGTATGAGCGAACACGAAGGTTTCGGGATCCCGCTGGTGGAAGCGTTGAGTTATGATATCCCTGTTTTTGCATATGCTTGCACCGCAGTTCCGGAAACATTAAGGGACGCCGGATATCTTTTCCGAAAAAAAGATCTAAGCAGCTTGGAAAAATTAGCTGAGTGGATCCATTATATACTCGAGTCCCAATCTTCCTCTCGTCCTGTAGATGGCCCTCACGCTTCTTCCAAACGAAGAGAAGTTTGTATGGATTATGATTCAATGCCTTACGGAAGAGTTTTGAAACAAATATTCACATTCAAAGAAGTGGCTGCCTCATGA
- a CDS encoding glycosyltransferase family 4 protein, with protein sequence MIFRRRGVHQFAAGFNLGDAISNEMNSLKSVFKRLGYSAEIYAENTGPGTDAFVKKHKAYSSNSRDIIVYHHSIHSDVLETVLKPKNSKILIYHNVTPGHFFEKYDLKLTYLLRKGREELESLRNKFDKVFAVSEYNKSELIDLGFEDVDVLPITYQLPQGRQTIKENYPKNRPNIPRFLFVGRIAPNKKQDDLIRFAFHYLKVYGPEFQLFMVGFSSKELYLYREELERMLDFYKLRKNVIITDFLSDEELRSMYLNCDLFLSMSEHEGFCVPLLEAMVHNIPILAFDGGAVGETLSGAGVLFKEKRMDMIVELAHKMVTDRNWKDLILETQQKRLSSFSQINAETVLRPVLARLS encoded by the coding sequence ATGATCTTCAGAAGAAGAGGAGTTCATCAATTCGCGGCAGGTTTTAATTTGGGAGATGCAATCTCTAACGAGATGAACTCCTTGAAATCCGTTTTCAAAAGATTGGGATATTCTGCTGAAATTTATGCAGAGAATACCGGCCCTGGAACGGACGCTTTCGTAAAAAAGCACAAAGCTTATTCTTCCAATAGTAGGGATATAATAGTATATCATCATTCTATCCATTCGGATGTCCTGGAAACCGTATTAAAACCCAAGAATTCTAAAATTCTAATATATCATAATGTAACGCCAGGTCATTTTTTCGAAAAATACGATCTAAAACTCACATACCTTCTTCGAAAAGGTAGAGAAGAATTAGAATCTCTCCGAAATAAATTCGATAAGGTTTTCGCTGTTTCGGAATACAATAAATCTGAACTTATAGATCTAGGTTTCGAAGATGTGGATGTTCTTCCTATCACCTACCAACTTCCTCAAGGAAGACAAACTATTAAGGAAAATTATCCCAAGAATAGACCCAATATTCCCCGCTTCTTATTTGTAGGAAGAATTGCTCCGAACAAAAAACAAGATGATCTGATCCGATTTGCATTTCATTATCTGAAAGTTTACGGCCCGGAGTTCCAACTTTTTATGGTAGGGTTCAGCTCCAAAGAGCTATATCTATACAGAGAAGAATTAGAACGTATGCTCGATTTTTATAAATTGAGAAAGAATGTGATCATCACCGATTTTTTATCCGACGAAGAATTAAGATCCATGTATCTAAACTGTGATCTTTTCTTGTCGATGAGCGAACACGAAGGATTTTGCGTTCCTCTATTGGAAGCGATGGTGCATAATATTCCGATCCTTGCATTCGATGGCGGTGCAGTAGGCGAGACTCTTTCAGGCGCCGGCGTCTTATTCAAAGAAAAGAGAATGGATATGATCGTAGAGCTTGCCCACAAAATGGTAACGGATCGTAACTGGAAAGATTTGATCCTTGAGACCCAACAAAAACGTCTTTCTTCTTTTTCCCAGATCAACGCAGAAACAGTATTGAGGCCCGTCCTTGCTAGACTCTCGTAG
- a CDS encoding glycosyltransferase family 4 protein, translating into MLDSRRRLAVVTPIFSDHISGGSEKLIYQYTLILSKFYEVTVLASRSLDYITWKNQVPIKDLEPVLLGKDLEKKVSREWIEPEPGNRIKVLRFSVDKERNISKFNKFSDKLFRNSESGKSKFGSQEEKERIWVDMQGPYCPDLIQYIETNERDYDVFVFVSYLYYPMVYGLPLVAKKSVVIPTLHDEPPAKLSVYSNLFKDDSAYCFNTPEEKALFYRLYGYEPSLGNVIGMHLAIPDETENKTSERKNPQDSFQFLYVGRIDEGKGVLEMAQYFSEWQKRSGRNDKLLLAGRGDLKLLQRISKFSHVSPLGFVSEEAKDELIRSSDILINPSPMESFSIIIMEAWIRKKAVLVNGRSDVLRGHCLRSNGGLYYSDLDSFCAVAEYLVNHGREREEMGNNGKRYVQANFNPDVVEKKIAQIVERCIRRRYSE; encoded by the coding sequence TTGCTAGACTCTCGTAGAAGATTAGCCGTCGTTACTCCTATTTTTTCGGATCATATCTCAGGTGGTTCCGAAAAACTAATATATCAATATACTCTAATATTATCTAAGTTTTACGAAGTTACCGTTCTCGCGAGTCGCTCCTTGGATTATATTACATGGAAAAACCAGGTCCCGATAAAAGACCTGGAACCTGTGTTACTTGGAAAAGATTTAGAAAAAAAAGTAAGTAGAGAATGGATAGAACCTGAACCAGGAAATCGGATCAAAGTCCTCAGATTTTCCGTGGATAAAGAAAGAAATATCTCTAAGTTCAATAAATTTTCGGACAAATTGTTCCGGAATTCCGAATCCGGAAAGAGTAAGTTCGGATCCCAAGAAGAAAAGGAAAGGATCTGGGTGGATATGCAAGGCCCATATTGTCCCGACTTGATCCAGTACATCGAGACAAATGAAAGAGACTACGATGTATTCGTTTTCGTTTCTTATTTGTATTATCCTATGGTTTATGGACTCCCTTTAGTCGCTAAAAAGTCTGTTGTAATTCCAACATTGCATGATGAGCCTCCTGCAAAGTTATCCGTATATTCCAATCTTTTCAAAGACGACTCAGCTTATTGTTTTAATACTCCGGAAGAAAAAGCGCTTTTTTATAGATTATACGGATATGAGCCAAGTCTCGGAAATGTGATCGGAATGCACTTAGCCATCCCGGATGAAACGGAAAATAAAACTTCCGAAAGAAAAAATCCACAAGACTCATTTCAATTCCTTTATGTAGGGAGAATAGACGAAGGAAAGGGTGTGTTGGAAATGGCCCAATACTTCTCGGAATGGCAGAAAAGAAGCGGTCGAAACGACAAACTACTCCTGGCAGGAAGAGGAGATCTTAAACTCCTGCAAAGAATATCAAAATTTTCTCATGTATCTCCACTCGGTTTCGTAAGCGAAGAAGCAAAGGATGAACTCATCCGTTCTTCCGATATACTCATCAATCCTTCTCCTATGGAAAGTTTTTCCATTATCATCATGGAAGCTTGGATCCGCAAAAAAGCAGTCTTAGTCAACGGAAGATCGGATGTTCTAAGAGGCCATTGTCTCAGAAGCAACGGTGGTTTATATTATTCGGATCTAGACAGCTTTTGTGCAGTCGCGGAATATTTAGTAAATCACGGCAGAGAAAGAGAAGAGATGGGAAATAACGGTAAAAGATACGTTCAGGCGAACTTCAATCCGGACGTCGTAGAAAAGAAAATCGCCCAGATCGTAGAAAGATGTATACGAAGAAGATACTCTGAATAA
- a CDS encoding inositol monophosphatase family protein — translation MSYQNEIKIRYQHFLNFAPTISEFLKKTHEREDLQISFKGSIESDLITIADKGSEELIVSEIRKAFPNDHILGEEGSNYEGNSQFKWIIDPLDGTVNYSHRIPLYCCCIGLEDLETKSAVMGIVPMPALGHVYHAMLGEGAFKDKTPIKVTQTKEIKKALLCTGFPYDREERIEQLMFNLKKFILRSRGVRRTGSAGLDICWVAEGKFDAFWEEDLKPWDMTAAAAILQEAGGKLSTYANNTFHPYVTSLIASNGILHEKMVETLQEYLDI, via the coding sequence ATGAGCTATCAAAACGAAATCAAGATAAGATACCAACATTTCCTAAACTTTGCCCCGACCATTTCAGAGTTCCTGAAAAAGACTCATGAAAGAGAAGATCTGCAAATTTCCTTTAAGGGAAGTATAGAATCGGACCTGATCACGATCGCAGACAAGGGTTCCGAAGAACTGATCGTCTCCGAGATCAGGAAAGCATTCCCTAACGATCATATCTTAGGAGAAGAAGGAAGTAACTACGAAGGAAACTCACAGTTCAAATGGATCATAGATCCTTTGGACGGGACCGTAAATTATTCACATCGTATTCCCCTCTATTGTTGTTGTATCGGATTGGAAGATCTAGAAACAAAATCAGCAGTGATGGGGATCGTTCCTATGCCCGCGTTAGGACATGTGTATCACGCAATGTTGGGAGAAGGTGCATTCAAAGATAAAACCCCGATCAAAGTCACTCAAACAAAAGAGATTAAAAAAGCGCTCTTATGCACAGGTTTTCCTTATGATAGAGAAGAGAGGATAGAACAACTGATGTTCAATCTGAAAAAATTTATCTTAAGATCTAGAGGTGTGAGAAGGACCGGATCCGCAGGTTTAGATATCTGTTGGGTGGCAGAGGGTAAATTCGACGCATTCTGGGAAGAAGACCTGAAACCTTGGGATATGACCGCTGCGGCCGCTATTCTTCAGGAAGCAGGAGGAAAGTTAAGCACTTACGCGAATAATACGTTCCATCCTTACGTGACTAGTTTGATTGCGTCTAATGGAATATTGCATGAGAAGATGGTCGAGACGCTGCAGGAGTATTTAGATATATGA
- a CDS encoding YkvA family protein, giving the protein MEDDKIEKIKQGFWPKVKKVAGKVPFLADAIALYYAMLDPSTPLKAKLTIAGALAYFLTPFDAIPDILFGAGYIDDAGVVAAVLAAASMYVKEEHKKKAADFLDSNPKGTLEN; this is encoded by the coding sequence ATGGAAGACGATAAGATAGAAAAGATCAAACAAGGCTTTTGGCCTAAGGTGAAGAAGGTCGCTGGAAAGGTCCCTTTTCTTGCGGACGCGATCGCTTTATATTATGCGATGTTAGATCCTTCTACTCCTTTAAAGGCAAAGCTGACGATTGCGGGAGCCCTTGCTTATTTCCTTACCCCTTTTGATGCGATCCCGGATATTCTATTCGGTGCAGGCTATATAGACGATGCAGGAGTGGTTGCTGCTGTTTTAGCGGCCGCTTCCATGTATGTAAAAGAAGAGCATAAGAAGAAGGCCGCAGATTTTTTAGATTCCAATCCTAAGGGTACATTGGAGAATTGA
- a CDS encoding RluA family pseudouridine synthase, whose protein sequence is MNLELHAEVNADSEGSRLDRFLKDYLGDEISRASIQHWIDSGWVKDGAGKILLKSSYKVSPGENFHISVPPKPPLNLTPVKMEIEVLKETPQYLIIRKPAGVASHSGPGDRSATLVNGLLYKFKELSSIGGESRPGIVHRLDKPTEGIMIVAKNDQAHAKLSELFRSRNITKKYLAWVQGTLPEGEGTIDRPIGRHPVERLKMTVTPKGRASVTHYRILKTAVSKNGRKFSLIEADLETGRTHQIRVHFQSLRCPVVGDLLYSRNAALFENYGLLLLSYWLEFKDPFTGEEVQIVLEPPQRFENFESNLENF, encoded by the coding sequence ATGAATCTGGAACTTCATGCCGAAGTTAACGCCGACTCTGAGGGATCCAGACTCGATCGATTTTTGAAGGACTATCTGGGAGATGAGATTTCTAGAGCTTCCATTCAGCATTGGATCGATTCAGGTTGGGTCAAAGATGGAGCCGGAAAAATTCTACTCAAATCATCCTACAAGGTAAGCCCTGGAGAAAACTTCCATATATCTGTTCCTCCTAAACCTCCATTGAACTTAACGCCAGTCAAAATGGAGATCGAAGTTTTAAAAGAAACTCCACAGTATTTGATCATTCGTAAACCGGCAGGCGTTGCGTCCCATAGCGGTCCCGGAGATAGATCCGCTACCTTGGTTAACGGACTTCTCTACAAATTTAAGGAGCTTTCGAGTATCGGGGGAGAATCAAGGCCGGGTATCGTGCATCGTTTGGATAAACCGACGGAAGGGATCATGATCGTAGCCAAGAACGACCAAGCACACGCAAAACTTTCAGAGTTATTCAGAAGCAGGAACATTACCAAGAAATATCTTGCTTGGGTCCAAGGTACACTTCCGGAAGGAGAAGGCACGATAGACAGACCTATCGGAAGACATCCGGTGGAAAGATTGAAGATGACTGTGACTCCTAAGGGCCGAGCCTCCGTTACTCACTATAGGATCTTAAAAACCGCGGTCTCTAAGAACGGTAGAAAATTCTCTCTCATCGAAGCAGATTTGGAAACAGGGAGGACTCATCAGATCCGAGTCCATTTTCAGAGCTTAAGATGTCCTGTAGTTGGAGACCTACTTTACTCTAGAAACGCCGCACTTTTTGAGAACTATGGACTTTTACTTCTTTCTTATTGGTTGGAATTCAAAGATCCTTTTACCGGAGAGGAAGTTCAGATAGTTCTGGAGCCACCGCAAAGGTTCGAAAATTTTGAGAGTAATTTGGAGAATTTTTAA
- the loa22 gene encoding OmpA family outer membrane lipoprotein Loa22: MVKKILNILLIGATVFSLALCSSADNKDQAAPEPGEQNSAASRNVNVDSPADAFNNQIKDFRYPDGITRPGFSYKKADVSAGDFSEWAKVNISVLKDGISKLPDSWALEITGHTDQVGPEEAEGDKKGNVFYGEIRAKAVKQSLVKQGIPANRIVTKSAGSSSPVSGLDAKDPKNRRVTFKFVQQQ, translated from the coding sequence ATGGTAAAAAAAATTCTCAATATCCTGCTCATCGGTGCAACGGTTTTTTCCTTAGCTCTTTGCTCTTCTGCAGACAACAAAGACCAAGCGGCTCCTGAGCCTGGAGAACAAAATTCCGCAGCTTCTCGTAACGTCAACGTAGACTCTCCTGCAGACGCTTTCAATAATCAAATTAAAGATTTCCGTTATCCAGACGGAATCACTCGTCCAGGATTCAGCTACAAAAAGGCTGATGTTAGCGCGGGCGATTTCAGCGAGTGGGCAAAAGTTAATATTTCCGTTCTTAAAGATGGAATTTCTAAACTTCCTGATTCTTGGGCACTTGAGATCACTGGTCACACTGACCAAGTAGGACCTGAAGAAGCAGAAGGCGATAAAAAAGGAAACGTTTTCTACGGAGAAATTCGTGCTAAAGCGGTTAAACAATCCTTAGTTAAACAAGGAATTCCTGCAAATCGTATCGTTACTAAGAGTGCAGGTTCTTCTTCTCCAGTTTCCGGATTGGATGCAAAAGATCCTAAAAACCGCAGAGTAACCTTCAAGTTTGTTCAACAACAATAA
- the fumC gene encoding class II fumarate hydratase: MKTRIETDSMGEIQVDDSKYWGAQTERSLHHFHIGNDRFPREMIRALGVLKKSAAIVNAQLGLLTDEKKNLIVQAADEVISGKLDEHFPLSVWQTGSGTQTNMNSNEVISNRAIEIAGGVKGSKKPIHPNDDVNKAQSSNDTFPTAMHIAAAEQLVNKLLPALEQLKNTLKKKSDEFKDIIKIGRTHLQDATPLTLGQEFSGYVKQLEYNIERVKSVLPSVYRLALGGTAVGTGLNTHPEFAVKAAAQIAKETGLPFTSAENKFEALAAHDSLVETHGVLKTIAASFMKIANDVRWLSSGPRCGIGEISIPENEPGSSIMPGKVNPTQSEQMTMVASQVIANDVAVNIGGASGNFELNVFKPLIIHNVLNSIRLLADSAVSFEEHCARGIEPNKENIKEHLKNSLMLVTALNPHIGYDNAAKIAKNAHKKGTSLKESGIELGLLTSEQFDQWVLPEKMISPSVD, encoded by the coding sequence ATGAAAACTAGAATCGAAACCGACTCCATGGGAGAAATCCAGGTAGACGATTCCAAATACTGGGGCGCCCAAACCGAAAGGTCTCTTCATCACTTCCATATCGGGAACGATCGTTTTCCAAGGGAAATGATCCGTGCTCTTGGAGTTCTGAAAAAATCAGCGGCTATCGTAAACGCTCAGCTTGGTCTTTTGACCGATGAGAAAAAAAATCTGATCGTCCAAGCGGCAGACGAAGTGATCTCGGGGAAATTGGACGAACATTTTCCTCTAAGCGTTTGGCAGACCGGTTCAGGAACCCAAACCAATATGAACTCCAACGAAGTAATCTCCAATCGTGCGATAGAGATTGCAGGCGGAGTAAAAGGTTCTAAGAAGCCTATTCATCCTAACGACGATGTGAATAAGGCTCAGTCTTCTAACGATACTTTTCCGACTGCAATGCATATCGCCGCTGCAGAACAATTAGTGAACAAACTTCTTCCTGCATTAGAACAATTGAAAAATACTCTAAAGAAGAAATCGGATGAGTTCAAAGATATCATCAAGATCGGAAGAACTCACTTACAGGACGCGACTCCTTTAACTCTTGGCCAAGAATTCTCCGGCTATGTAAAACAATTGGAATACAATATTGAGAGAGTTAAGTCCGTTCTTCCATCCGTATATAGATTGGCATTAGGCGGAACTGCAGTAGGAACTGGGTTGAACACTCATCCTGAATTTGCAGTAAAAGCTGCGGCTCAGATCGCAAAGGAGACGGGATTACCTTTCACATCAGCAGAGAATAAATTCGAGGCTCTGGCAGCTCACGATTCTTTGGTAGAAACTCATGGAGTTCTAAAAACGATTGCGGCTTCTTTTATGAAGATCGCAAACGATGTAAGATGGTTGTCTTCGGGTCCTAGATGCGGGATCGGTGAGATCTCTATTCCGGAGAATGAGCCTGGATCTTCTATCATGCCTGGAAAAGTGAACCCTACTCAGTCCGAACAAATGACTATGGTAGCTTCTCAAGTGATCGCGAATGATGTTGCTGTGAATATCGGCGGCGCTTCCGGAAACTTCGAACTGAACGTTTTCAAACCTTTGATCATTCACAATGTTCTGAACTCTATCCGTCTATTGGCGGACTCTGCAGTTTCTTTCGAAGAACATTGTGCAAGAGGAATTGAACCTAATAAGGAAAATATCAAAGAACATTTGAAGAATAGTTTGATGCTTGTGACCGCACTGAACCCGCATATCGGTTATGATAATGCGGCTAAGATCGCTAAGAACGCACATAAGAAAGGAACTAGTCTGAAAGAATCGGGAATTGAACTAGGTTTATTGACTTCAGAGCAATTTGACCAATGGGTGCTTCCTGAAAAAATGATCTCTCCAAGCGTTGACTGA
- a CDS encoding malic enzyme-like NAD(P)-binding protein encodes MREKSLEYHSLHPKGKIQVVPTKPTKDSFDLSLAYSPGVAYPCLEIKENPDLVYEYTNKGNLVGIITNGTAILGLGDIGPSAGKPVMEGKAVLFKKFAGIDVFDIEVDAKNPDDFIKAVKMLEPTFGGINLEDIKAPESFYIEEELIKSMNIPVFHDDQHGTAIITVAGLLNAFEINKKRPSDVKMVVCGAGAAGIAITELVQHIGIRKEHIFLVDTKGVIHTERTDLNSTKQKYVQKTNARTLADVMQDADIFVGVSVADMVTEEMVKSMAPNPVIFALANPDPEIPYAIAKKVRPDIIMGTGRSDMPNQVNNVLGFPFIFRGALDVRAKHITLEMKLAAARALAELARMEVPDAVSLAYGGEKFVFGPDYLIPKPFDQRVLYHVAPAVAEAAVQSGTARRPYPGRENYISFLEGLMRS; translated from the coding sequence ATGAGAGAAAAATCCCTCGAATATCATTCCCTTCATCCAAAGGGTAAAATACAAGTTGTTCCGACAAAGCCGACTAAAGATTCATTCGACTTATCCTTAGCATACTCGCCAGGAGTTGCTTATCCTTGTCTGGAAATCAAAGAGAATCCGGATCTGGTGTACGAATACACTAACAAAGGGAATCTGGTAGGAATTATCACTAACGGAACCGCAATCCTCGGTCTGGGAGATATCGGACCTTCCGCTGGAAAGCCGGTGATGGAAGGTAAAGCGGTACTTTTCAAAAAATTCGCTGGGATAGACGTTTTTGACATAGAAGTAGACGCCAAAAATCCGGACGATTTCATAAAAGCAGTCAAAATGCTCGAGCCAACTTTCGGCGGGATCAACCTAGAAGATATCAAGGCTCCTGAAAGTTTTTATATAGAAGAAGAACTCATCAAAAGTATGAATATTCCAGTCTTCCATGACGACCAACATGGAACGGCAATCATCACTGTTGCTGGACTATTGAATGCATTCGAGATCAATAAAAAGCGTCCTAGCGACGTAAAGATGGTGGTCTGTGGCGCGGGAGCAGCAGGGATCGCTATCACTGAATTAGTCCAACATATCGGTATCCGAAAAGAACATATTTTCTTAGTGGATACGAAAGGTGTGATCCACACTGAAAGGACCGATCTAAATTCTACCAAACAAAAATACGTTCAGAAAACAAATGCGCGAACGCTTGCAGACGTTATGCAAGATGCGGATATTTTTGTAGGAGTTTCCGTCGCGGATATGGTTACGGAAGAAATGGTAAAATCCATGGCTCCGAATCCGGTCATCTTTGCTCTGGCAAATCCTGATCCTGAAATTCCGTATGCAATCGCTAAAAAGGTCCGTCCTGATATCATTATGGGAACCGGAAGAAGCGATATGCCTAACCAGGTGAATAACGTATTAGGTTTCCCATTTATTTTTAGAGGAGCTTTGGACGTTAGAGCCAAACATATCACTTTAGAAATGAAATTGGCTGCGGCTCGTGCATTGGCTGAACTTGCTAGGATGGAAGTTCCGGATGCAGTCAGCCTCGCTTATGGGGGAGAAAAATTCGTTTTCGGTCCTGACTATCTAATTCCGAAACCTTTCGACCAAAGGGTATTGTATCATGTAGCTCCTGCAGTTGCCGAAGCGGCGGTCCAAAGTGGAACTGCCAGAAGACCTTATCCAGGGCGGGAAAATTACATTTCCTTCTTGGAAGGTTTGATGAGATCTTAA
- the mnmE gene encoding tRNA uridine-5-carboxymethylaminomethyl(34) synthesis GTPase MnmE, which produces MADTIAAISTASGAGAIGILRLSGPEALPIAYRHLSFFEGAFPLSSIKPRNAYTCRFVDGEKKLDQVVFIYFAGPNSFTGEDLCEIHTHGNPILLREALECLFRSGARPAKQGEFTKRAFLNGKIDLNEAEAIGRIIGARSRFELELAQKNAFGEISRLASNLRSQLISLKAECEAEIDFSTEDLTFESLEERKKRIRSISDICSNLLKRSSETETLLERSRVVLYGEPNTGKSSLMNLILGRDRSIISEIPGTTRDYISEDFLLSGVPIRLIDTAGVRETGDKIEKMGIERSEKEFSQADVRLFVIDVSQKNDWDKFAEENRSKLEGAIVAANKSDIRDPSWDPQYILKKKYPGTVLVEVSCKSRYGLDTLVSEISTKLQGLESSEDYVLLEERNRFHFSSITRSLENCLTLMEESAPAEIYIKEIDSALEQIGEVNGRVDTEEILGRIFSKFCVGK; this is translated from the coding sequence GTGGCTGATACGATAGCAGCTATCTCCACAGCTTCCGGGGCCGGTGCCATAGGCATTCTTAGGTTATCCGGACCGGAAGCGCTTCCTATCGCCTATAGGCATTTATCTTTTTTTGAGGGAGCCTTTCCTCTTTCTTCCATCAAACCGCGTAACGCATATACCTGTCGTTTTGTAGATGGGGAGAAAAAATTAGACCAAGTAGTTTTTATCTATTTCGCAGGACCGAATTCTTTCACAGGAGAAGATCTATGCGAAATACATACCCACGGAAATCCGATCTTACTTAGAGAAGCTTTAGAATGTTTGTTTCGTTCCGGAGCAAGACCTGCCAAACAAGGTGAGTTCACTAAAAGAGCTTTCTTAAATGGTAAAATAGATCTGAACGAAGCGGAAGCTATCGGAAGGATTATAGGCGCTCGTTCTAGATTTGAATTAGAGCTGGCGCAGAAGAATGCATTCGGTGAAATTTCCAGACTCGCTTCGAATCTAAGAAGCCAGCTCATCTCTCTCAAAGCGGAATGCGAAGCGGAGATTGATTTTTCGACGGAAGATCTTACTTTCGAGTCCTTGGAAGAGAGAAAAAAAAGAATTCGTTCTATTTCAGATATTTGTTCCAACCTTCTGAAAAGATCCAGTGAAACTGAAACTCTTTTGGAAAGAAGCAGAGTTGTTTTGTATGGAGAACCGAATACAGGCAAGTCCAGTTTGATGAACTTGATTTTGGGAAGGGACCGTTCTATCATCTCCGAAATTCCCGGAACGACTCGAGATTATATTAGTGAGGACTTTTTGCTTTCAGGGGTTCCTATCCGACTCATAGACACCGCAGGAGTTAGAGAGACCGGCGATAAGATCGAGAAGATGGGGATAGAGAGAAGTGAGAAAGAATTCTCGCAAGCAGACGTAAGACTTTTCGTGATAGATGTCTCTCAAAAGAACGATTGGGACAAGTTTGCGGAAGAGAATCGATCCAAGCTGGAAGGCGCGATAGTTGCTGCAAATAAATCGGATATAAGAGATCCAAGCTGGGATCCTCAATATATCTTAAAGAAAAAATATCCAGGAACAGTCTTGGTTGAAGTTTCCTGTAAGTCCAGATATGGGCTTGATACTTTAGTCTCTGAAATTTCCACCAAGCTGCAAGGTTTAGAAAGTTCAGAAGATTATGTCCTTTTGGAAGAAAGGAATAGATTTCATTTTTCTTCTATCACTCGAAGCCTGGAAAACTGTCTGACTTTAATGGAAGAAAGCGCTCCGGCTGAGATTTACATCAAAGAAATAGATTCCGCATTGGAACAGATCGGGGAAGTAAATGGAAGAGTGGACACTGAAGAAATTTTAGGAAGAATTTTTAGTAAATTCTGCGTTGGGAAATAA